In the Akkermansiaceae bacterium genome, one interval contains:
- a CDS encoding serine/threonine protein kinase, producing the protein MDGTWDTASLQPGDFPRITGYALLERIGEGGCGDVYLAERLHAGWNEVALKVLKPGMDSRLILRRFEAERQALGRMNHEGIVPIVDSGMTEEGRPFFTMEYVRGTPVTEYCEGKGFGVRERLGIFLKICDAIRHAHQKGLIHRDIKPTNILVTEENGEPAARVIDFGISKAVGTDGFSEATLYTALTGFVGTPGYMSPEQIGLGSDDVDTRSDVYSLGILLYELLTGSLPHLPGKSGPGGIEEMRRVLLEQAVVAPSVRIATRDTRRAALVRGDLDAITLKALETDRDLRYESATALAQDIDAWLRNLPITARKPGRAYLFGKFIRRHRTGVAVSAGFLLVVIGASVFSTISAIQAKRSEREARRHEQKALVEAAKSYQAAMFLSSILQGVTPSIADGADTTLLKSILDNAASRIDREISGQPDLEAYLKESVGWAYHRIGKQKEAEKNLRRAIDIYRTLPEGKIRLAIDLNWLGYAIMSRDQEEAAIPAREGFERMLALADDPSIPPRQLRPLADTVPSIALILKNSKKPYEAEKAVRRWMEFQIRILGENCRSVAASHSAIGQNILQQKDNPDRLKDAEKHYLKAHDILSRLYGERHAETLRIRGNLGSLLLQQARLEEAEPLIRSACEDSGRILGEDHPEHLLPLLRLASLERRTGNLNESAEALRATAALRSANPSHRLEILDNEITTLARLFKERGEPEKALELLALISTDDKDRNSTPAPEEEY; encoded by the coding sequence ATGGACGGGACTTGGGATACGGCCAGCCTCCAGCCCGGGGATTTCCCACGGATCACAGGCTACGCACTGCTCGAACGCATCGGTGAAGGAGGGTGCGGGGACGTCTATCTGGCGGAACGGCTGCACGCGGGCTGGAATGAAGTCGCCCTGAAGGTTCTCAAGCCGGGTATGGACAGCCGCCTGATCCTGCGGCGCTTCGAAGCCGAACGGCAGGCTCTCGGCAGGATGAATCACGAAGGGATCGTTCCCATCGTCGATTCCGGCATGACGGAGGAAGGACGCCCGTTTTTCACGATGGAATATGTGCGGGGGACTCCCGTCACCGAGTATTGCGAGGGCAAGGGATTCGGCGTCCGGGAGCGGTTGGGGATCTTCCTCAAGATCTGCGACGCCATCCGGCACGCACATCAGAAGGGCCTGATCCACCGCGATATCAAGCCAACCAACATCCTAGTGACGGAGGAAAACGGAGAACCCGCCGCAAGGGTCATCGACTTCGGGATCTCCAAAGCGGTCGGAACGGATGGGTTCTCCGAAGCCACCCTCTACACGGCTCTCACCGGCTTCGTGGGTACGCCCGGCTACATGAGTCCCGAACAGATCGGCCTCGGATCCGACGATGTGGATACGCGGAGCGACGTCTATTCCCTGGGCATTCTCCTCTACGAGCTCCTCACCGGCAGCCTGCCACATCTTCCCGGCAAATCCGGCCCTGGCGGCATCGAGGAGATGCGCCGCGTCCTCCTGGAACAGGCCGTCGTGGCACCATCCGTCCGCATCGCCACCCGCGACACCCGCCGGGCCGCCCTCGTCCGGGGGGATCTGGATGCCATCACCCTGAAGGCTCTCGAAACGGACCGGGACCTCCGTTATGAATCCGCCACGGCCCTCGCACAGGACATCGATGCCTGGCTGCGGAATCTCCCCATCACCGCCCGCAAACCCGGAAGGGCATATTTGTTCGGGAAATTCATCCGGCGCCACCGGACGGGGGTCGCCGTCTCCGCCGGTTTTCTCCTCGTCGTGATCGGAGCTTCCGTGTTCAGCACCATCTCCGCCATCCAGGCGAAACGATCCGAGCGGGAAGCCCGGAGACATGAACAAAAGGCTCTCGTCGAAGCTGCGAAGAGTTACCAAGCGGCGATGTTCCTTTCCAGCATTCTGCAAGGAGTGACACCATCGATCGCTGACGGAGCGGACACAACCCTGCTGAAAAGCATCCTGGACAACGCAGCCAGCCGGATCGACAGGGAAATTTCCGGCCAGCCGGACCTGGAAGCCTATCTGAAAGAATCAGTCGGCTGGGCCTATCATCGGATCGGGAAGCAAAAGGAAGCGGAGAAGAATCTTCGCCGCGCCATCGACATCTACCGGACTTTACCGGAAGGGAAGATACGTCTGGCCATCGATCTCAACTGGTTGGGCTACGCCATCATGTCCCGCGATCAGGAAGAAGCCGCCATCCCGGCGAGAGAAGGATTTGAACGGATGCTCGCCCTGGCGGATGATCCCTCGATCCCCCCGCGACAACTCCGGCCACTGGCCGATACGGTTCCAAGTATCGCCTTAATCCTGAAAAATTCAAAGAAGCCCTACGAAGCCGAAAAAGCAGTCAGGCGGTGGATGGAATTCCAAATCAGGATACTGGGAGAAAACTGTCGGTCGGTCGCCGCCAGCCATTCGGCGATCGGACAGAACATTCTCCAACAAAAAGACAATCCCGATCGACTGAAGGACGCTGAAAAGCACTACCTCAAGGCGCACGATATTCTCTCCCGGCTTTATGGAGAGAGGCACGCGGAAACCCTGCGCATCCGCGGCAATCTGGGTTCCCTCCTGCTGCAACAAGCCCGCTTGGAGGAAGCCGAACCATTGATCCGTTCGGCATGCGAAGACTCGGGCCGGATCTTGGGAGAGGATCATCCGGAACATCTGCTACCCCTCCTCCGGCTTGCAAGCCTCGAACGCAGAACCGGAAATCTCAATGAATCCGCCGAGGCCCTGCGCGCCACCGCCGCCCTCCGCTCCGCGAATCCCTCCCACCGCCTCGAAATTCTCGACAATGAGATCACGACGCTCGCCCGTCTTTTCAAGGAGCGGGGGGAACCGGAGAAAGCCCTGGAACTGCTTGCCCTGATTTCCACGGATGACAAGGACCGCAACAGCACACCGGCACCTGAAGAAGAATATTGA
- a CDS encoding nucleotide pyrophosphohydrolase: protein MSDSIAALTGRIQGFVDAREWRKYHNAKDLSVAIAAEAGELMQHFVWQQDDQIAARVEARRDEIASEIADVGILLFELADNLGLKLGEVMEAKIANNELRYPVEKARGNNLKYSEL from the coding sequence ATGAGTGATTCGATTGCCGCGCTGACCGGGCGCATCCAGGGCTTCGTGGATGCGCGGGAGTGGCGGAAATACCACAATGCGAAGGACCTTTCCGTGGCCATCGCCGCGGAGGCTGGCGAACTGATGCAGCACTTCGTCTGGCAGCAGGATGACCAGATCGCGGCGCGGGTGGAGGCACGGCGGGATGAGATCGCCTCGGAGATCGCGGACGTCGGCATCCTGCTTTTCGAACTGGCGGACAATCTGGGACTGAAGCTGGGCGAGGTGATGGAGGCGAAGATCGCCAACAACGAGCTGCGCTACCCGGTGGAGAAGGCGCGCGGGAACAACCTGAAGTATTCGGAGCTTTGA
- a CDS encoding LptF/LptG family permease, which yields MNLSRPIFLRILLPLVLTVLGAAVCLLLLPGETAAVQSQLTGFPDSDVSAHLFRPTILAGICFLPALAAVAYSLSGTLDRYIARQFLGIFAICLAALFAIWLLMDVQDNISEFLESGNAPLTMLNFYSARSSAIILFLLPYALLLSLLYSLGKFSSSREIVAVVQTGRSVPRITAPLIAAGLFCTLLCTGLNYHWAPTAEGRKDEILDAARGKDITQAKNVLYRNAEARRLWMVGIFPPNYEKGAPLLDVEVTTTRADHSLESRLTASRALWDRTKQTWTFENPTIGLFRPGMPPEFIQSTTPVIHTDWKETPWQIIKPGLSANFLGVPDLNGWLRANAGNEVSLNPAPYLTQWHYRWALPFTCLVTVLLAAPLAIHFSRRGAGGGIFLAVVLSALMLLISSISLVLGESRILSPMMGAWLPNILFGVVGFYLFQRRLAGRPIYQRIKALFPDDNA from the coding sequence ATGAACCTTTCCCGCCCGATATTCCTCCGGATCCTGCTGCCCCTCGTGCTGACCGTTCTGGGCGCCGCCGTCTGCCTGCTGCTGCTGCCGGGGGAGACCGCCGCGGTGCAGTCCCAGCTCACCGGATTTCCGGATTCCGACGTTTCCGCCCATCTTTTCCGCCCCACCATCCTGGCGGGGATCTGTTTCCTGCCGGCACTGGCCGCCGTGGCCTACTCCCTGAGCGGCACGCTGGACCGCTACATCGCCCGGCAGTTCCTCGGCATCTTCGCCATCTGCCTGGCCGCCCTCTTCGCCATCTGGCTGCTAATGGACGTGCAGGACAACATCAGCGAGTTCCTCGAAAGCGGAAACGCACCGCTGACGATGCTGAATTTCTATTCCGCGCGCTCCTCCGCCATCATCCTGTTCCTGCTGCCCTACGCGCTGCTGCTTTCCCTGCTCTACTCGCTGGGGAAATTCTCCTCCTCCCGGGAAATCGTCGCGGTCGTCCAGACGGGCCGCAGCGTGCCGCGCATCACCGCCCCGCTCATCGCCGCGGGACTGTTCTGCACGCTGCTCTGCACCGGACTGAACTACCACTGGGCGCCCACCGCGGAGGGCCGCAAGGACGAGATCCTGGACGCCGCCCGCGGCAAGGACATCACCCAGGCGAAGAACGTGCTCTACCGCAACGCGGAGGCCCGCAGGCTCTGGATGGTCGGGATATTTCCGCCGAACTATGAAAAGGGCGCGCCGTTGCTGGATGTGGAGGTGACCACCACCCGCGCGGACCACTCTCTGGAAAGCCGCCTGACCGCCAGCCGCGCGCTCTGGGACCGCACCAAGCAGACATGGACGTTCGAGAACCCCACCATCGGGCTGTTCCGCCCGGGCATGCCGCCTGAGTTCATCCAGTCAACCACCCCCGTGATCCATACGGACTGGAAAGAAACCCCCTGGCAGATCATCAAGCCGGGGCTTTCCGCGAATTTCCTCGGCGTCCCGGACCTCAACGGCTGGCTGCGCGCGAATGCGGGCAACGAGGTGAGCCTGAACCCCGCACCCTACCTCACCCAGTGGCACTACCGCTGGGCGCTGCCCTTCACCTGCCTGGTGACGGTGCTGCTGGCCGCGCCGCTGGCCATCCACTTCTCCCGCCGTGGTGCGGGCGGCGGCATCTTCCTGGCCGTGGTTCTCTCCGCGCTCATGCTCCTGATCTCCAGCATCTCCCTGGTGCTGGGGGAATCCCGCATCCTCTCCCCCATGATGGGCGCCTGGCTGCCGAACATCCTCTTCGGCGTGGTTGGCTTCTATCTCTTCCAGCGTCGTCTGGCCGGCCGGCCCATCTACCAGCGGATCAAGGCCCTGTTCCCGGACGACAACGCCTGA
- a CDS encoding NADPH-dependent assimilatory sulfite reductase hemoprotein subunit codes for MSDKKLSANEGIKTRSNYLRGTIAEGLQDLSTGSLSEDDQQLLKFHGTYQQDDRDTRATRRKHKLDKAYSFMIRIRVPGGVATAEQWLATDHLATTFANGTIKLTTRQAFQFHGIIKSNLKRTIADINKAAMDTIAACGDVNRNVMCNPNPYLSTAHADVLKAAVDISAHLTPHTRAYHEIWLDGEKVQTSEEEQEPIYGKTYLPRKFKITIAVPPSNDVDIFANCLSFIAIVEGGKVVGYNVAVGGGMGSTHGNEATYPRLADVIGYCTAEQVVDVSEKVVMVQRDFGDRTDRKHSRFKYTVDDHGPEWILAKLNEYLGYDLEPARPYEFVDNGDRFGWQEDPNGNFHYTMFVEGGRVLDTPSYPMRTGLREIAKVHDGDFRLTANQNLMIANISPAKRVQIEALMEQYGIKDSHEKSALRLSSIACVALPTCGLALAEAERYLPQVVTDLEETVEEVGLRHDAITIRMTGCPNGCGRPFIAEIGFVGRGPDRYNVYLGGGHAGQRLNKLYRQDLPAAEIKPLLTPILSHYAKERNEGERFGDFVIRTGYVAATVQGKDFHANIRTEATAAV; via the coding sequence ATGTCCGACAAGAAACTCTCCGCCAACGAAGGCATCAAGACCCGCAGCAACTACCTGCGCGGCACCATCGCGGAAGGTCTGCAGGACCTTTCGACCGGCTCGCTTTCGGAGGATGACCAGCAGTTGCTGAAATTCCACGGCACCTACCAGCAGGATGACCGCGACACCCGCGCCACCCGCCGCAAGCACAAGCTGGACAAGGCGTACTCCTTCATGATCCGCATCCGGGTTCCCGGCGGCGTGGCCACCGCGGAGCAATGGCTGGCGACCGACCACCTGGCCACCACCTTCGCCAACGGCACCATCAAGCTGACCACCCGCCAGGCGTTCCAGTTCCACGGCATCATCAAGTCCAACCTGAAGCGGACCATTGCCGACATCAACAAGGCGGCCATGGATACCATCGCCGCGTGCGGTGACGTGAACCGGAACGTGATGTGCAACCCGAACCCGTATCTCTCCACCGCCCACGCGGACGTGCTGAAGGCGGCGGTCGATATTTCCGCGCACCTCACCCCGCACACCCGCGCCTACCATGAGATCTGGCTGGACGGTGAGAAGGTGCAGACCTCCGAGGAGGAGCAGGAGCCGATCTACGGCAAGACCTACCTGCCGCGGAAGTTCAAGATCACCATCGCCGTGCCACCGAGCAATGACGTGGACATTTTCGCCAACTGCCTTTCCTTCATCGCCATCGTCGAGGGCGGGAAGGTCGTCGGCTACAACGTCGCCGTCGGCGGCGGCATGGGCTCCACCCACGGGAACGAGGCCACCTACCCGCGTCTTGCGGACGTCATCGGCTACTGCACCGCGGAGCAGGTCGTGGATGTTTCCGAGAAGGTGGTGATGGTCCAGCGTGACTTCGGCGACCGCACGGACCGGAAGCACTCCCGCTTCAAGTACACCGTGGACGACCACGGCCCGGAGTGGATCCTGGCGAAGCTCAACGAATACCTCGGCTACGACCTGGAGCCGGCGCGTCCATATGAGTTCGTGGACAACGGCGACCGTTTCGGCTGGCAGGAAGACCCGAACGGGAACTTCCACTACACCATGTTCGTGGAAGGTGGCCGCGTGCTCGACACGCCGTCCTACCCCATGCGCACCGGCCTGCGCGAGATCGCGAAGGTGCATGACGGCGACTTCCGCCTGACCGCGAACCAGAACCTCATGATCGCCAACATTTCTCCGGCGAAGCGCGTCCAGATCGAGGCGCTGATGGAGCAGTACGGCATCAAGGACAGCCATGAGAAAAGCGCGCTGCGCCTCAGTTCCATCGCCTGCGTCGCCCTGCCGACGTGCGGCCTGGCCCTGGCGGAAGCGGAACGCTACCTGCCACAGGTCGTCACGGATTTGGAGGAGACGGTGGAAGAAGTCGGCCTGCGCCACGACGCCATCACCATCCGCATGACCGGCTGTCCCAACGGCTGCGGCCGTCCGTTCATCGCGGAGATCGGCTTCGTCGGTCGTGGTCCGGACCGCTACAACGTCTACCTGGGTGGCGGTCACGCCGGCCAGCGCCTGAATAAGCTCTACCGCCAGGACCTCCCGGCGGCGGAGATCAAGCCACTGCTCACACCCATCCTCAGCCACTACGCCAAGGAACGGAACGAAGGCGAACGCTTCGGCGACTTCGTCATCCGCACCGGCTACGTCGCCGCCACGGTGCAGGGCAAGGACTTCCACGCCAACATCCGGACGGAGGCCACCGCCGCCGTCTGA
- a CDS encoding SGNH/GDSL hydrolase family protein, with the protein MVKRWIGVLVTVMLGNVCAAEKPDVFKNLAAGKKETVVVYGTSLSHGGEWAKEMQRWFDAKYPGQVNFVNNSGPGQHSGWGLQHVEEKVVKLQPGLVLVEFAFNDARDKYDVSVRQAAGNLEKIVAAIRKGSPETEIVLQVMNVGWDVPDGNQSHSWRPKLQDYNDNYRKMAKARGFDLIDHYAAWEKLKKDDFETYKKYIPDGTHPDAAGSLAVTWPGVKAWLEKRSGK; encoded by the coding sequence ATGGTTAAAAGATGGATCGGTGTGCTGGTGACGGTGATGCTCGGCAACGTGTGTGCCGCGGAGAAGCCGGATGTTTTCAAGAACCTCGCCGCGGGGAAGAAAGAGACGGTGGTGGTCTATGGCACCAGCCTGAGCCATGGCGGGGAGTGGGCGAAGGAAATGCAGCGTTGGTTCGACGCGAAGTATCCCGGACAGGTCAATTTCGTGAACAACTCCGGGCCGGGCCAGCATTCGGGCTGGGGATTGCAGCATGTGGAGGAAAAGGTGGTGAAGCTCCAGCCGGGCCTGGTGCTGGTGGAGTTCGCCTTCAATGACGCGCGGGACAAGTATGACGTCTCCGTGCGGCAGGCGGCGGGGAACCTGGAGAAGATCGTCGCGGCCATCCGCAAGGGCAGTCCGGAAACGGAAATCGTCCTCCAGGTCATGAACGTGGGTTGGGATGTGCCGGACGGCAACCAGAGCCATTCCTGGAGGCCGAAGCTCCAGGACTACAACGACAACTACCGCAAGATGGCGAAGGCCCGTGGGTTCGACCTCATCGACCACTACGCCGCATGGGAGAAGCTGAAGAAGGACGACTTCGAAACGTATAAGAAATACATCCCGGACGGCACCCACCCGGATGCGGCGGGCAGCCTGGCGGTGACCTGGCCTGGCGTGAAGGCATGGCTGGAGAAACGCTCCGGAAAATGA
- a CDS encoding membrane integrity-associated transporter subunit PqiC, with protein MTKLIPLLFACLLAAGCGGGTTFYMLSADGPMPSGGGRSIGVGPVVLAEYINRPNLVLQESEHSLAVASDHRWAGELANGISRVMAANLGRRLGTGNVQVYPWQRDSEITRQVVIDIRQLHGGADGHAIIEASYRVYDLPARTLRVSKTFNAKEPLEKDGYEPLVAAESRLLSRLADAIASSMR; from the coding sequence ATGACGAAACTCATCCCATTGCTTTTCGCCTGTCTGCTGGCCGCCGGTTGCGGTGGTGGCACGACTTTCTACATGCTCAGCGCGGACGGTCCCATGCCATCGGGTGGTGGCAGGAGCATCGGGGTGGGGCCCGTGGTGCTGGCGGAATACATCAACCGCCCGAACCTCGTTCTCCAGGAGTCGGAGCACTCCCTGGCCGTGGCCAGCGACCACCGCTGGGCCGGTGAACTGGCCAACGGGATTTCCCGCGTGATGGCCGCCAACCTCGGCCGTCGTCTGGGCACCGGGAACGTGCAGGTCTATCCATGGCAGCGGGACAGCGAGATCACCCGGCAGGTGGTCATCGACATCCGCCAGCTCCACGGCGGGGCGGACGGCCATGCGATCATCGAGGCATCCTACCGCGTGTATGACCTCCCGGCAAGGACCCTGCGGGTTTCGAAGACTTTCAACGCCAAGGAACCCTTGGAAAAGGACGGCTATGAGCCGCTGGTCGCCGCCGAATCCCGTCTGCTCTCCAGGCTGGCCGACGCTATCGCCTCGTCGATGCGCTGA
- a CDS encoding PocR ligand-binding domain-containing protein, whose product MTQDEYPFERSLFEKLRSSELFVTYQNAFRSATGLPLRLVDNDTGTWCLDEASVNRSPFCEKLNLCSSACHACITVNRRLMEEAKVNGPTTCHCFAGMSASAVPILAGSRLIGFLKTGQVFHNVPDEETFRAVAKTLSRQGLTENQTEEMRTAYLQTRTVEPERYQSMITLLSTFADQLGKHAEKLAIIDANNEPSSVVRAKKYIEKNLSEPLPLALVAKEAGVSESHFCRLFKEATHLTLTDYINRRRIEWAKRELLKPEVRVSEIAFQIGYQSLSQFNRSFARFTGNSPTNFRREELARAAS is encoded by the coding sequence ATGACCCAAGACGAGTATCCGTTTGAACGCTCCCTTTTCGAGAAACTCCGGAGTTCCGAGCTATTCGTGACCTACCAGAATGCCTTCCGGAGCGCGACGGGCCTGCCGCTCCGGCTGGTGGACAATGATACGGGAACCTGGTGTCTGGATGAGGCCTCCGTGAACCGCAGCCCATTCTGTGAGAAACTGAACCTCTGCAGCTCCGCCTGCCACGCGTGCATCACCGTGAACCGCCGCCTCATGGAGGAGGCGAAGGTCAACGGCCCCACGACCTGCCATTGCTTCGCCGGGATGTCCGCCTCCGCGGTGCCGATCCTGGCTGGAAGCCGCCTCATCGGCTTTCTCAAGACGGGCCAGGTCTTCCACAACGTGCCGGATGAGGAAACCTTCCGCGCGGTGGCAAAGACGCTCTCCCGCCAGGGCCTCACCGAAAACCAGACGGAGGAAATGCGCACCGCCTACCTCCAAACCCGGACCGTGGAGCCGGAACGCTACCAGAGCATGATCACCCTGCTCTCCACCTTCGCCGACCAACTGGGCAAGCACGCGGAGAAACTGGCCATCATCGACGCGAACAACGAGCCATCCTCCGTGGTGCGGGCGAAGAAATACATCGAAAAGAACCTTTCCGAGCCGCTGCCACTCGCCCTCGTCGCCAAGGAGGCCGGGGTCAGCGAGTCCCACTTCTGCCGTCTGTTCAAAGAAGCCACCCACCTCACCCTCACGGACTACATCAACCGCCGCCGGATCGAGTGGGCGAAGCGGGAACTGCTGAAACCGGAGGTGCGTGTATCCGAGATCGCCTTCCAGATCGGCTACCAGAGCCTGTCGCAGTTCAACCGCAGCTTCGCCCGCTTCACCGGGAATTCCCCGACGAACTTCCGCCGGGAAGAACTCGCCCGTGCCGCCAGCTAG
- the rsmH gene encoding 16S rRNA (cytosine(1402)-N(4))-methyltransferase RsmH: MSEEPSPRPPRRKRYSGKNPRRFEDKYKEHDPEKYADTVAKVIASGKTPAGAHVPIMVEECLSALALEPGMRGVDGTLGYGGHASRILEMISPGGHLTGLDLDPIEMPKTEARLRQKGFGEKMFRAVKSNYAGIAKVLAGEQVDFVFADFGCSSMQFDDPSRGFSFKTAGPLDMRMNPQRGVSAADWLAKTGAEKLEKALWDNSDEPRAESLSQALAGKHFKTTTELAEAIRGAVRADEEELDKTVRRVFQAIRIAVNEEFTAIDAFLRAVLGCLKPGGRVAVLTFHSGEDRRVKLAFKAGLRDGIYAGISDGPVVAGAEERRMNPRSSPAKLRWAVKA; this comes from the coding sequence TTGAGCGAGGAACCGTCACCACGCCCGCCACGCCGGAAGCGCTACAGCGGAAAGAACCCGCGGCGTTTCGAGGACAAGTACAAGGAACACGATCCGGAGAAATACGCGGACACCGTGGCGAAGGTGATCGCCTCCGGGAAGACTCCGGCGGGAGCGCATGTCCCGATCATGGTGGAGGAATGCCTTTCAGCGCTGGCGCTGGAGCCGGGCATGCGCGGTGTGGATGGCACGCTGGGCTATGGCGGCCATGCCTCGCGGATCCTGGAAATGATTTCCCCCGGCGGGCATCTCACCGGGTTGGACCTCGATCCCATCGAGATGCCGAAGACAGAGGCCAGGCTGCGGCAGAAGGGCTTCGGGGAAAAAATGTTCCGCGCGGTGAAGTCGAACTACGCGGGCATCGCGAAGGTGCTGGCGGGGGAACAGGTGGACTTCGTGTTCGCGGACTTCGGTTGTTCCTCCATGCAGTTCGACGATCCGTCGCGTGGTTTCAGTTTCAAGACGGCGGGACCGCTGGACATGCGGATGAACCCGCAGCGGGGTGTTTCCGCAGCGGATTGGCTGGCGAAGACCGGCGCGGAGAAGTTGGAGAAGGCCCTGTGGGACAACTCCGACGAGCCGCGTGCGGAATCCCTCTCCCAAGCGCTGGCCGGGAAGCATTTCAAAACCACCACCGAACTCGCGGAGGCCATCCGTGGGGCGGTGCGGGCGGACGAGGAGGAACTGGACAAGACGGTGCGCCGGGTTTTCCAGGCCATCCGCATCGCCGTGAACGAAGAGTTCACCGCCATCGATGCCTTCCTGCGTGCCGTGCTCGGTTGCCTGAAACCCGGTGGCCGCGTCGCGGTGCTGACCTTTCACTCCGGAGAGGACCGGCGGGTGAAGCTCGCGTTCAAGGCAGGCCTGCGGGACGGCATCTATGCAGGGATCAGCGACGGCCCTGTCGTCGCCGGCGCGGAGGAACGTCGGATGAACCCGCGCAGCTCCCCGGCGAAGCTGAGGTGGGCGGTAAAGGCGTGA
- a CDS encoding phosphoadenylyl-sulfate reductase: MEALKFEIPAIADVDPAALSAELAPLRVGERLALLHERLGDRLVASTSFGIQAAVMLKLINDHAPKIPVVFIDTGFLFPETYRYAEELMSKLSIDLRVYHPQYSAARIQALWGNLWDQGKEGADKYGLITKVEPMNRALRETGADVWISGLRRSQSSTRAERPFVEQQKRTIKTYPILDWADAQVDLYYHQNGLPRHPLAEKGYVTMGDWHSTRPVDENGDAESTRYGGQKYECGLHLDSGTSDFQI; the protein is encoded by the coding sequence ATGGAAGCGCTCAAATTTGAAATCCCCGCGATCGCCGATGTCGATCCGGCAGCCCTTTCCGCGGAACTCGCGCCGCTGCGCGTGGGGGAGCGTCTGGCGTTGCTGCATGAACGGCTGGGTGACCGCCTCGTCGCCTCCACCAGCTTCGGCATCCAGGCCGCGGTGATGCTCAAGCTCATCAACGACCATGCGCCGAAGATCCCCGTCGTCTTCATCGACACCGGCTTTCTGTTCCCGGAAACCTACCGGTATGCGGAGGAGCTGATGTCGAAGCTGAGCATCGACCTCCGCGTCTATCACCCGCAGTACTCCGCCGCCCGCATCCAGGCGCTGTGGGGGAACCTCTGGGACCAGGGGAAGGAAGGCGCGGACAAATACGGCCTCATCACCAAGGTGGAGCCGATGAACCGCGCGCTGCGTGAGACCGGCGCCGACGTCTGGATCAGCGGCCTGCGCCGCTCCCAGTCCAGCACCCGCGCGGAGCGTCCGTTCGTGGAACAGCAGAAGCGCACCATCAAGACCTACCCCATCCTCGACTGGGCGGACGCCCAGGTGGACCTCTACTACCACCAGAACGGCCTGCCGCGCCACCCGCTGGCGGAGAAGGGCTACGTCACCATGGGTGACTGGCACAGCACCCGCCCTGTCGATGAAAACGGCGACGCGGAGTCCACCCGCTACGGCGGCCAGAAGTACGAGTGCGGTCTTCACCTTGACTCCGGCACCTCGGATTTCCAAATCTAA
- the cysK gene encoding cysteine synthase A has protein sequence MALAENMVATVGNTPLIRLNHLTQGLDAEIYVKAEFFNPLFSVKDRIGKAMIEAAEKDGSLKPGGLIIEPTSGNTGIALAFVARAKGYRIILTMPESMSLERRVLLRLLGAEIVLTPRARGMGGAIAKAKQLIEENPGSFGPGQFDNPANPQVHRETTAEEIWKDLDGNIDAFVAGVGTGGTITGVGEVIKSRKPDFKVFAVEPTASPVISGGAPGPHMIQGIGAGFIPGNLNTSIIDEVIQVSNDDAFATAQALAQLEGLPAGISTGANVWSAIQLAKRPEYKGKKIVTVGCSSTERYLSTPLAEKVREEVSNLPVAEI, from the coding sequence ATGGCATTGGCAGAAAACATGGTTGCCACCGTTGGCAACACCCCGCTCATCCGCCTCAATCATCTCACACAGGGACTCGACGCAGAGATCTATGTGAAGGCTGAGTTCTTCAACCCTCTCTTCAGTGTGAAAGATCGTATTGGCAAGGCCATGATCGAGGCTGCCGAGAAGGACGGATCCCTGAAACCCGGCGGTCTCATCATCGAGCCGACCTCCGGCAACACCGGCATCGCGCTGGCCTTCGTGGCCCGTGCGAAAGGCTACCGCATCATCCTGACCATGCCGGAGAGCATGTCGCTGGAGCGCCGCGTGCTCCTGCGCCTGCTGGGCGCGGAGATCGTCCTCACTCCGCGTGCGCGCGGCATGGGCGGTGCCATCGCGAAGGCGAAGCAGCTCATCGAGGAGAATCCCGGCTCCTTCGGCCCCGGCCAGTTCGACAACCCGGCCAACCCGCAGGTCCACCGTGAGACCACCGCCGAGGAGATCTGGAAGGATCTCGATGGCAACATCGACGCCTTCGTCGCCGGTGTAGGCACCGGCGGCACCATCACCGGCGTGGGTGAGGTCATCAAGTCGCGCAAGCCGGACTTCAAGGTCTTCGCCGTCGAGCCGACCGCCAGCCCCGTCATTTCCGGCGGCGCACCCGGTCCGCACATGATCCAGGGCATCGGCGCCGGATTCATTCCCGGCAACCTGAACACCTCCATCATCGACGAGGTCATCCAGGTTTCCAATGACGACGCCTTCGCCACCGCGCAGGCGCTCGCCCAGCTCGAAGGCCTCCCGGCCGGCATCTCCACCGGTGCCAACGTCTGGTCCGCCATCCAGCTCGCCAAGCGTCCGGAGTACAAAGGCAAGAAGATCGTCACCGTCGGCTGCTCCTCCACGGAGCGCTACCTCTCCACCCCGCTGGCTGAAAAGGTCCGCGAGGAGGTGTCGAACCTGCCCGTCGCGGAGATCTGA